Genomic window (Acropora muricata isolate sample 2 chromosome 11, ASM3666990v1, whole genome shotgun sequence):
GAGACTTGTTGTTGACTTCTTGAATTGTAAATCCTGTCACATTGGTTCCATGTGACTGTTCCAAATGAGAAGATATCTTGGTAGTGACAGCAAGTCTGTTAAGCCTACTGATTTGGTCACCTGTTGCAGAAGTTGTTAAATGCTCAGTGAAGAATCGCTCATGGAAACTGTGATTTGCTAGCATGGTGATTGACAATGCAAGAGAGATACTCAATACATAAGCCACAGTGCATGCGCAGAGAACCTACACAAGAAAACCAACAGTTAATAAGGTTACAAAGCTTTCCATTTTAAGCTTCTTCTTGTGCAGACATGCAAAGTGGGAGGAATGATTACTACTTCCAGAAGCAAAacatgttatttatttatttatttaaggaTTAAATTTGTACAAAGCAGTACCAGAGCAAAAACAATAGGACACAAGTCCCCTACTAGGTTTAAGCACCAACCCAACCCTCTCCTAAAATACTACCTAAATCATATAAACAGACTAAATAGGCTGCTTAGCAAGTGCTTAAAAAAGGGTCTTTATCCTGGTGCCATTTAGGACAATTTGTTTTGAAGGTGAGAAAGTTGTTGCCATAAAAAATCTTGAAAAGTCTCTTGAAATAAAATTACTTAAGTTTACGCTTAAAAGAGTCAATAGACTCAGCCTGCCTAACATCATTAGGTATATTGTTCCACAAATTTGCTATCCTATTACAACAGAAGTCCCAAATTGTTGATGTATGATTGTTATTAATCTTTATGTTCAACCATGAGCACGCTTGATGCCTCTGTCTCACACCaaaggaaaataattaaatgaatgagttagatcaataataattattattatgaccaTGAAGACatctaaaaaagaaaactaagtTGAGATATTCAAGCCAGTGATGTGTGTGGCACATCACTCAATTGTATGAAATCATCAGCATTTCAGGAGTAGGTCCATTACTTCACCTACCTTCACAACCTCCGACCTGAAAGAAGTCAACATTTCGAGAAACTTTGAATTGTCAAGTAGGGTACACAGATCAGCATATGTGAACCAACCACGACGGAGCCCCTGAGTTGTTGCCACCctgttcaataaaaaaaaaacattgttaagGGTTGGAATCTTATGTGACTACTGTATGTTGTCCTTTCATTACAGCTTAAAGAGGGTAGAATGTGGTTTGGTAGAATACCATTATTATACTCAGCCAGGTTTTCTGTTCATTGGGCTTAAAAGGCATATATCCCCATTCTCTTTTAACCAGCCAGCCTGGAGGGTGCGACAAATTTCCAAGACCACTTCCACAGAGTGAGAATTTTGTCATCAAAACTGGTTTTAGTTAATTTTAATAACTTATTTACATCACTTTACCCTTGACTATTTCAAACagaataattactattattcaTGTCTGTAATcataacacaataataataataattcttctCATTTTTATACCCTCTCTATTTTTTTGCTTCTGTAATATGCTTCTGTCCTTctctaatattaataattatacaagCACCATGCTAACTTAAACCCATTCAACAAGAAGTCCCGTTTTTGCTTTCAGTTTTTGCTCTGCTGATATGAAGTGGCAAAAAGAATttgtaaaaaattaatgcacaaaatcaataattttgAATTACACTGCCAATGTACCTTGATTCAATTCTATTGACAAAGTCCATGAAATCTTCATTACTTACAAAAAGGCTCCAATCctataaaaaatgaaacaatcagtcatgaaaataatgatgaaagcaGGTTATGATCTAAGATACGTCAAAGTAAAAAATGACCTGTCTTtgagcaaaaaaacaaacacccCAGTCAGTCCTCCACctccaagaaaagaaaaaacaaatagattcaagTATAAGTGCCGTTCAATTCTGATTCAAATCATGGAAGGACTTACAATGGAAGCTAAGAATTCCATTTCCAATTTGTTCACTTCATCCACTGTTTTGCTACCtgagcaaaaaatgaaagaaagtgaaATTAGGATACAGCATGGCTCTGAATATGCATAAGGAATTGTGGTTTCAAATGGGCTTTCCTATCCCAGGGATGGGAGATATGGGGTAGGGATACAGGGTTTAGGTTTAGCATTGGTTAGGGTTAAGATTACTTAGGACCCCCCCACCCCCAGGATAGCCATGctgttttaaaacaataatagaGTGCTAGTACAAAATTATAATAATCCTTACCAGCTCTTGCCCAATCATCATTAAATCTCTCTTCATCCTCTCCTTCATCATATAAGTATTTTGATGCTAGCATCTAAAACAGAAAGTTGAATATTAACTTTTTCATTGGAAGTGTAATAATATTTATGAGGGCttgtatttcagtttttaaattttgactccCACTTTATTACTACCATGAGTTTTCTGAAGCTCAGaaagcaaaacttttgtttcctGTCTGAGTTTCAGCACTCAGACAATAATTCATTATGACCATTACTGAATCTGCAGATATTTAGTACCTTAACAAGAATAACAAACACTCACCATTGATATCAAGAACAAGTCTGATGATGTTACTCTTCCCAGAGCATCTGGATTCTTAAGATGGAGACGTTCAGAGTAGAGAACACCCATTATTAAAGTGCATGGAGATATCCTAGCCCTCCTAAGGAAATATAAAGGATATATGCAAATTACCAGCTTGTCAAACTTTGTTTGTTCTCAAAATACATTTGTCACAGTGGCTTGTGTTGAACACAGACCACAACATCAAGAACTCAAAGCTCAACTTTTTCTCTACAGCATTTAAAGGAAATTACCTTGAACAGGGGCCTGGTGTTCATCATCCTTATATGTTTATAGAAAATTAGAGAGCTACAATATAAAGCAAATCTATGAAACAATAGCACTGTTTTCCTAGTCAGGAAATAATACTGCACTTCTTGTTGGTGAAACAGTACCCGTGTTCTTCACTTATTTATGAACAAGATCTCATCAGTTTGAGAAAcaatgaataatattattacgtGATTAAAGAAGCAACACTTTTGACAAAACATTATAGTACAGCCCTGGTCATTAACCCTTCCAGATTTGTACTGGGTACACCTCCCACCACTAATACCATGCTCAAACACCACAGCCTGGCAATCTGGGTATGCTACCTCCTGTCTGATGACCTATTCCCTTTGACAGCATTACAGTTGAAATGGTTCACTCAACACAGGCATAATTCAAATTGATCTCTGTCTACCTTGATATAGCCATGGCATAGCTAGTCCCCAGACTTTTCTCTTTGGTTGGTGTAACAGAACTGAGCACCTCCACAGCAACATCTATGAAAATTATGAGCATAATATTACACTGAGAAAAGATAGATAAGAAATAAGCATACATGTAGAATAATGAAACTAATGAgaaaacatagaaaaaaaaagctttttagTACCTGTTACAGCTAAAGAAGGTAAGGATTTGTCGCTGTACTGTCCATAATACAGACTTTTGTGAATTCTGTCTCTGAATTCGACATGCTCCTTGCCAGCTGAGGCGCACATGCcctgaaagaacaaaacaatTTCACTTATCGTTGCTTTTGACGACAATATGATGAACACTGATGTGACTATATACCTCAAATGTTTCCATTCCCATCGTTACTGATCACCAAAGGATTAAATTTGAGTATAATTACTGTGTTTCAGTGAATATGGTGTAATTAAACTGAAATCGTCCTCAAAAGTACCACCACCCTTTGCTAGGTTCCCAAGCAAATTCCAACTTTATTAGATCTCAGTGCTCCACGGGTACAGATGTCGTTTTCatccgaaacttttcgggcgcatatCTCTTcttatcttcaaaacgaagacgTCTTGAGCCACGAAACttagcagttattttaatttttattccctttacaacatacgaaaagaccagctttacagaataagcgggttggagtattacgaatggcttttcgggtccgagAAACTGGCCCCTGGGTCATGACCATATCTGCTTTTTCCCAATCTCCCGTTGTCTGCCATTCTCTTTCTGGAGCATTTTATATTTTGTGCAGGTTCACCAATCAATCTGTCCTCAATATATATCATAACTGCTCAGCTGTTAGCTTGCGTGCAGACGTATTTCCGTTTTGTTTCCTTAGCAAAGGAAACGACAACCAGATCTATGAATACGTCTGAGAGAAAACTACTTTAATCAAAGTCACgcaggcattttttttttgcacgagAGTGAGGGATTAACGATTGTTGACTACTTAATCTTTTTAAGAGCAAATTCTAGAGTTACAATACACGGAAAGCATCGCATTTCGaccaacattaattttgttcatttctgtCATTACCATGATAAATGCTATCGACTCTACTAACTGTGCTTAGAATAATTACTATGCGAACAACTTAACACCTAAATCAACATGAACAATATACCGTAAAACAAACAAGATTATCTAGTGCGTAGTACGCAAAGGATGAGTTAAAATTCAGAAGGAACTGATCATGAGATAACTAGGCACTTCAGTTTTGAtaaattgcgcatgcgcaaacgaaATACGTGAGGCAgagggaaacaaaaaaagaaaaacaggaacCAGTAAGAAGTTCCTCTGAACGTGACGTTGAACCATGACGAGTCAACCAGAGATTTCAGCCAGTGAATCGATTGTGCTTTTCGCTGAATAGGTACAAGTCGGCACCTGATCAGGCAAGGAGGGAGAGAATTATCGGctcctagaccatatgagataGACCCCTTTCATCTACCCAGCTCCGTTCATATCCcacattaaaatcaattcataTATATCGGTTCAAAGGAATTCCAGGGTTTTCTTCCATATGTTATTTACATTGCGTCAATCATCCTGTGTGATGTaattgtttctttctagatAAACATGTTAAGACAAAGTCAAACAAAGGCGTTGGACAACTTCATTGTTATCGGTAAATGAAAGGTTGGTTTCGAAAGAAAATGTGCTTTCTCCGTTGGCGTGGAAGTGAAATACTGAATAAGAAAATGATGTGAAACCAGGAGTAATATACCTTGAACGAAAATAATCATCGGGGTGACTGGATTCcaagaaggactgttgttgacCAACAACAGCCCTTCTCAGGACAAAaaagttgataagagtcaaatttcgTCAGTGCGAAGACGAAGGGCTACTGCTCAAAGCGTCAGCCTCCTTATCTCTTCAA
Coding sequences:
- the LOC136890014 gene encoding protein CNPPD1-like isoform X1 yields the protein MGMETFEGMCASAGKEHVEFRDRIHKSLYYGQYSDKSLPSLAVTDVAVEVLSSVTPTKEKSLGTSYAMAISRRARISPCTLIMGVLYSERLHLKNPDALGRVTSSDLFLISMMLASKYLYDEGEDEERFNDDWARAGSKTVDEVNKLEMEFLASIDWSLFVSNEDFMDFVNRIESRVATTQGLRRGWFTYADLCTLLDNSKFLEMLTSFRSEVVKVLCACTVAYVLSISLALSITMLANHSFHERFFTEHLTTSATGDQISRLNRLAVTTKISSHLEQSHGTNVTGFTIQEVNNKSLMEAGVTTGRNKSVHKTSLSQPFTSCCSLGKSKANFQSSCSLQSTLNSLNFPVIKDEKVVERNEILMCKCTTPGFQSCLQCEITLQEHCPLQRTRSVSFLDSHRKFLDQSDFIFSNFSQGVETATIA
- the LOC136890014 gene encoding protein CNPPD1-like isoform X2; the encoded protein is MGMETFEGMCASAGKEHVEFRDRIHKSLYYGQYSDKSLPSLAVTDVAVEVLSSVTPTKEKSLGTSYAMAISRRARISPCTLIMGVLYSERLHLKNPDALGRVTSSDLFLISMMLASKYLYDEGEDEERFNDDWARAGSKTVDEVNKLEMEFLASIDWSLFVSNEDFMDFVNRIESRVATTQGLRRGWFTYADLCTLLDNSKFLEMLTSFRSEVVKVTKSVGLTDLLSLPRYLLIWNSHMEPM